A stretch of DNA from Rattus rattus isolate New Zealand chromosome 1, Rrattus_CSIRO_v1, whole genome shotgun sequence:
aggtttaattcttttttttaattggatattttctttatttacaatttgAATGTTTccgtttcccctctggaaatgccttatcccatactccctccccctgcttctctaagggtgctcccccacccatccacccactcctgcctccccaccctggcattcccctacactggggcatcaagccttcacaggaccaagggcctctcctccgattgatgtctgacaaggaccatcctctgctacatatgcagctggagccatgggtccctccatgtgtaccctttggttggtgatttagtccctgggagatctgggggttgggggaggttgatattgttgttcttcctatgtggttgcaaaccccctcagctacctgagtcctttctctaactcctccactggggactccgttctcagtccaatggttggctaagagcatctgcctctgtatttggtcaggctctggtagagcctctcagaagacagctatataaggctcctgtcagaacgtacttcttggcatcagcaatattgtctcggtttggtggctgtatgtatgtgggctggatccccaggtagggcagtctctggatggcctttcagtctctgttccacacttcatccctgtatttcctctcgagtattttgtttccccttccaagaaggactaagaaaatccacacttttgtcttccttcttgagcttcgtgtggtctgtgaattgtatcttgggcattctgagcttttgggctaatatttacttatcagtgagtgcataacatgtgtgttcttttgtgactgggttacctcactgaggatggtattttctaattccatccatttgcctaagaatttcatgaaatcattgtttttaatagctgagtaatactctattgtgaAACTGTACTACATTTtatgtatcaattcctctgttgaaggacatctaggttctttccagcttctgactattataaataaggctgctatgaacagagtggagcatgtgtctttgttatatgttggagcatcttttgggtataagcccaggagtagtatagctgggttctcaggtagtactatgtctaattttctgagaaaactccagactgatttccagagtggttgtttttatttatgtgagtgcacttgcagctgtcttcagacacaccagaagagggcatcagatcccattacagatggttgtgagccaccatgtggttgctggggtttgaactcaggacctctggaagagcagtcagtgctcctaaacgctgagccatctctccagcccgtcacatgagtttttgatcttacccattctgcctggtgtgaggtggaaagtcagggttgttttgatttgcatttccctgatgactaaggatgtgaacatttctttaggtacttctgggccattcgatattcctcagttgagaactctctgttcagCTCTGTAAGGCATAAATCAGGATGACGTCACACACCTGCAGAGACAAAAGCATCCAAAATAAAtgagtttgggaccagcctggaaggggaggaaaaaaaaaacaaaaaacaaaaaacaaaaaacaaaaaacaaagcattgGTGACTGGAAGAAACCTTACTACCTTTGCCAAAGATGAAAATGTTCGTTAAAATATAGCAAATTCTTGCCATGACCCTTGAAGTGCCATAGATAACCCAAGGAATGCCATTCAGGTTGCCTGAGCTGTCAGAGAGCCCAAAGGCCATCAAGCTCACAGTGGCCTTATGAAAACCaaataccggggttggggatttagctcagtggtagagcgcttgcctaggaagcgcaaggcctgggttcgatccccagctccaaaaaaaaagaaccaaaaaaaaaaaaaaaaaaaaccaaatacgggggttgggcatttagctcagtggtagagcgcttgcctaggaagcgcaaggccctgggttcgattcccagctccgcaaaaaaaaaaaaaaaaacaaataccagGTTTGGAGTATGAATCCTCGTAAAGGATTTCTAAAAGTTCTTCTATTTGTGTGCACCCCCTGAGAGATGAAGAAAGGAGTCTAGATGTTAGTCTTTTTGCCTGGGGAAAGGTGGGAAACCTCCCAAGATTGATGACAATACCTGAGACTATAGGTAactccttggttttttgtttttgtttttttggtttttttctaaaCACACAACTGAAAATGCCAGTATCAGTCCTATGGGTCAGGAGGAGACCTGGGCAGAGCTTCTGCTCACCTTTGTGCTGAGGAGGAACTGCATTATGGATGGGATGAGCaatgaggaaaagagagacatgctagagagatggctcagtggttaagagcactgactgctcttccagaagtcctgagttcaaatcccagcaactacatggtggctcacaaccatctgtaatgaaatctgatgccctcttctggtgtgtctgaacttatatataataaataaatcttaaagagagagagagagagagagagagagagagagagagagacagcaatgCTATTGCTTACTCTTGTGTCTACTGGTACCTAATATGCAAATCCCTCCCTCTCTTATCTCCTGTGGCTGTATCAGGAAGAATTGGAAACCCTTCTATctaatcttcctgtctcacttTGGGAAACATTCAGAACAAAAGAAGAAGGCATTGAAGagaatgcctttacctgctgagaagCAAAGTAAAAATGTACTAGCCGTGTAATCCTGAAAAGCAATAGAACAATGGAGCTTGACCAGAAATACTAAGCTAGTAGAGTAAAGCAAGTCCATGTAAGTTGTTCATAATATAGTCACTTGGAGTGATCAAAGAAAGAGGGTCACTCCAGGATGAAAATATGacctggcagggagcagggaggttCTGCCTCTGATGGACTGACTTCGAACTATGATGCCAACGCATATTTATTGATCATTATACAAAAGTTGGTTTTGTGTAAAGTAAGTTCCTCATACCCCTGGTCTATTCTATCGGCTTCACGAAGGAAAACATCCCACTGCTGCCACTTCAGCCCTGACTGTGCACTGTTTGGTAGACCCAATCATGCAAGACAGTCCAGGTGTGCCAGGATTGCATGGCCGAAGTCATGCAAAGGCTATAAAGCTCCTCCAGGAAAACAACTCtataaatcacagaaaacaatCACTGTTTTCTACACTGATTTCTTCAGGATCTAAgtacttctagaaaaaaaaaaaactacttcatTCTGATGTTTACCCTAGATGCAATGACTCTACTAATTTTCCCTCTACAGTAACTGGAGTCAGATCATTATTTACTTAGAGTGAATAAaatgattggttggttggttggttggttggttggttggttagttggttggtggttggtatGGATCAAGATATTGTATATGCCTTGGTTTGCTTGCATGTTATGATATGCATCACTTAACATCTTAAGGGAGTAAGATggctccttccaccatgcaggtccTAGGGCACAAACTCAGGTCAGCTGGTTTGACAAGTgccttttacccactaagccatttctctggtCCCCAAATTCATTcacggttggttggttggttggttggttggttggttgattggttggttggttgattggttggttggttggttggttggttggttgattggttgattggttggttggttggttggttggttggttggttggttggttggttggggggaAGGGTCTCTCCATGGACccctgactatcctagaactccatatggagaccaggctggcctctgcctgtgcttcccaaatgctgggattaaaggcttgtgccacacCACATCTTGCTAGcaaaaattcttgtttctaagtGAAACAGAAAATTTGGcccggcaagatggctcagaacctaaaagtacttgccacacaagcctgatcACCTGGATTTgagcctcagaacccatgtaaaggtaaGGAGAGAATTTATACAGCAAGATTGCCAACACTAGCTATGTAGAACCCTGACACACCTAACTTACCTGCTTCATGTACACCTTAAGCATCAGAACATTGTTTCTGCAGCTCAGGAGAGGAGCCTCGCCCCACACCTTCTATCTATCTGCTCGAAATATTCCGTAATCTCTGAGCTCTGATTGCAGTTCTTTGGAGTTCACATTTTCCTACTCCTCTCCAAGTCTAGCTACACTACAGAGTTAAGCTTATGACTGTGAATAAAAGGTAATGAAGAGACAAATACTTCCTTCTAAATACTTGTGTTTTTACCCAGAGATCTGTGCTGCTCTCAACCTTGCCCAGGAAAGCTTTTTATTGCAAAGGGTAGTAGTTCTTACAACTGAGAATGAGCAACTGTGAGGACCTGTATCAACCTGAGGCTCAACAAAttttgaggaagagaaggaagaaaacatgtaAGACGATATGATGGCTGGAATGAGGATGGCCCCTATAGgatcatatgtttgaatgtttggcatCCAGTTAATGAAACTGAGAAGGGCTAgaaagggtggccttgttggagagagtGCAGCATCAGGGGTTGcgtttgaagtttcaaaagcctacaTTATtctagtctctccctctcccccagtcTTTGTCTactgcctatggatcaagatataaagctctcagctacttccacAGCACCAAGGCTATCACCACACTCACTGCTCTGGGCTCTCTGCTTTGATGATAAcaaactaaccctctgaaactctaagcaggcccccaattaaatgctttcttctatgtgttgccttggtcatggtgtctcttcacagcaatagaacactaacgAAGACACAAAATTAGgtgataaattaaaaatatgttgggGAGCCAGGAAAGCTGGAGGGGAGACAGAAGAAGATGGATATGACcaagatatattgtatatttctataaaatattccccaaaattaaataattaaaaatgatatttatgtTGGAAAGTGGGATCTTACTATCTGAAAAGAGAAGGTGAAGATAGAGCACATTATTTTCTGTTGCATAAACAATCACCAAAAattaagaaagacagaaaggggaagCGATCCAATAAGACTATTTCACTACAAAGAATAGTTatcaaaacatacaaatataggGGCTGGCGTTAAGAACATTTTAACTGGActctgcagttaagaacactttatgcttttccagaggacttgaattcagttcccagcacccacatggccacttacaaccagtgatttttttttttttttgcacaaccCAGGATTACTAGTAGGGTTGGCACTACTCACAGTGCACTGGGTCCTTtgacatcaatcactaatcaagaaaatatcccacatGCCTGCCGGCCTATAGGTCAGTTGGGTGGTGGCAATTCCGAAACTGAGGgtcttcttcccaggtgacttagcttgtgtcaagctgacaacacAAACACTAACTAGGACATTGGGATACAAGTGTGCATTGCCACATTTGGTTTCTCCCAACACCTTTCcttgaaaaggtgtgtgtgtgtgtgtgtgtgtgtgtgtgtgtgtgtgtgtgtgtgtgtgtgtgtgtgtaatgctgtTTGCTACATTATAGCTAAGTTGCATGCAGGTAACACGACATGTATGAGAAAATGACTAACTGAACTACTGGTGttaaatactgaaagaaaatCAACAGCTTGTTGCCATCTATTTTTACTTAATGATGTAGGAAGTTCACAGCCATCAGCAGTGCCTGTGCGATTTGGGGACTGTCTGTCTGTGAAGCTGTTTGGGTAGTAGACCTTGTAGGTTAAAAATAAATGCCTGTTTTCTCTATCACGTGCCAAGAGATCTCTCCCAAACTGACTTCATTATTTTCTATCTCATCAAACTGGCCTGGCTCCTTCAGTATGGCTTTTACTGCTCCCAATGTTagtatgaattttctttttatattcaggACCCTCAAAAGACATTCAtggggttttgggtttggtttggtctgtttgtttctctctctctctctctctctctctctctctctctctctctctctctctctctctctctccaggttaTGTGGGGTagggagaaaagcaggaaaagcaAGCCGATTTTCTTTGTCAGTCATCAGAGTAGGGGCCTTCAAGCTACACAGGCTGTTTGGAACCCTAGCCTGAGGTAGATGATGGAATTAAGAGAGGttcctggaaaacagaaagtgccTTTAGGCCTCTGTTTACATAATACCAATCAATAAAAATCCTTCTGTTTACCTGGCCTAAATCCTTCTGTTTAGGACATTGTCACCAGCACTGACATTTTTGAAGGGCCACTTTGGACTTgacactatgtagccctgtctatCCCAGAACTTACaatgtaaagcaggctggcctcgaactcatagagatccatctatCTCTGTCCcataatgctgggattaaaagggtgTACCACCAAACCCAACCAGAAGATATTAGTTTGACATGTATGGTGCCAGTGCCCTCTTGGCCGCcataggtattttttttcctctttgtctacTATATTCCTATAAAATTCTACTTTGATCCCATAGGAACTCTAGTAGTTTCTTGGTGAGTCAAGGATGAAGCTGCCACCCTTCTCCCTCTGGGGAAAtgcctgtttattattttaatagcaaTATATGTATGTACCATGTAATCATCGTGGTATGTAAGTGCAGGTTAGACAAGAGAACTTTACAAGAGCACTGAAGCATTATTAAGTCATACATCAAAGTTTGTACAGAGCAGCTCATAAACCGAGCTTGCTCATAAACAATTAGTTGAACTGGGCacggtggcacaagcctgtaatcctagcacttgggagaaaggGGACAGGGCAGGAGGACCCAGAGCTCAAGCCCATCCTTATCTATAGAGCcagttggaggctagcctaggctacataagacGCTGTCcccaaaataactaaataaacgGTGAATCATAAAATGctctgtttttgctttgctttgttctgtcGAGACACAATCTCACTGGGTAACCCCGGCTGACATGAAattctctatatagaccaggctgccttcaaactcccAGAgtttacctgcctctgtctcctgggtgctagTATTTAAGGCATTCACCACTATGTCTGGtcaatcattttcatttttgatattttaaattgtgtgattcttacaaaaaaaataaatgtcctgACCacgttttaacatttttttcattgggctgaagagatggctctgcggttaagagcactcgctgattttgcagaggaccagagttcagttcccaacactctTGATGGACGGCTCACAACTGCCAGCTTCAGAAGGGCATCAGGAACCCTGTGTTACTTTCTGTCTATCCCtttaaggcagagtctctccctgagCCTGTGCTTTGTTTCCTTGGCTGGGCTGGAAGCCAACAAGTCTCATGAACTCTCCCGTCTCCAAGTTCTCAGAACTGGGTCTGCAATGTAAGTATGCAAGGAATGTCTGGTTTGGTGTGTGGATGCTGTGAtacaaactccagtcctcatggttatacaagtgctcttaaccaccgagccatcttctCTAGTCCCTAGTCTCACATTTTAAATTGTTacctaaatttttttaattatatttatccattcattcgtgtttgcgtatgtgtgtgtgtgcccacacatgtgcttgtgtgtgtgagtgtgtgagtgcatgtgtgtaccacagcaccagtgtggaaaccagaggacaatttgtgggactCTACTCTTTCTTTCCATCACGGGGGTCCCAGGGATGGACCTCAGCTCATCAGTTTGTGGCGAGCACCTTTATCTACTTGAGCAGCTCACTGGTCAttggtttgattttaaaatagattctcAATTCTGTGCAGTTCTGAAACAAATTTCCaagtctaaacacacacacacacacacacacacacacacacacacacattttcagttATGGGGAGCTCTACAATTTAATCgtatttcatgcatttttttttaaaaaaggttttttgATAgccaataaatcttaaaaactaaactctttttttgttgttagaacaactcagcaaaataaaattcCCGTTTATTGTTGGACATTGTTTCACACACACCTCAAACaggccaaaaaataaataaataaataaaataaaataaacagcaacTTCATAgacaaaaaagaggaaaaaaaatctttttatctttGGCCTTTTCAACCATCTTATAGAAACCAACTACTTATAGTACAGCTAGGTACATACACAAAAAACGTTACTGGAATGCTCGGAAtaagattgttgttgttgttgttgttgttgttttacaagGTTTTTTGTCTCCTTtgaggttatttttttcctttttatttttttttttaagatttatgtattttttatatgtaagtagactgtagctgtcttcagacaacaccagaagagggcatcagatctcattacagatggttgtgagccaccatgtggttgctgggaattgaactcaggacctctggaagagcagtcggtgctcttaaccgctgaaccatctctccagccctcctttgaGGTTATAATGAGCATGGTCACACCACAAGTCCAATCTGAAGTAGGACAGAAAACGCTCTGAAGGCTGGTTCGGTCACCCGTTATCATGAAAAATGGCTGACCCCTAATAatatgtacaaaaatataaaatgcaaatacaaaatacaaacaaattttccttttaaagtacttttaagaaaaaaaagcagggcCTAGGAGGTTCtggttcttttctcctcccatgtTGCCAATTCATGTTGTGGTTCTGGCGGTGTGGTGGAGAGCGCATGTCATCTGTGGGTGGCACTACTCTACTCTCTACTCGAAGGTGACCACGTTTAAATTCTGAGACGGGAAGTGGAGGGTGAATAGGTCACGGTGCGTAAGGTTAGcctttccttttgctgtctggTCATTCTCATCAGTCTTCTGCTTCTtggtgtcatcatcatcatcaccatcatcatcaccaccaccatcatcatcaccatcatcatcagttACCTGCTTGCCCGTAGGAGCCTCAGCCTCCTCGTCTTCATCTCCATCCTCTTCTTCACCatcaccttcttcctcctcctcttcctccccaccttcttcctcttcttcatctaccTCATTGTCAGCCTCCTGCTCCCCATTTTCCTCATTTTGAGCGTTCCCACTGGCAGGTGCATTTCTtccattctctgcctcctccacagcttccttcttctccttcgaGTCCTTGGTGGTGATCTCGGAGCTGGTGTCCACTGCCGCGTCTGACATGGTGGAGCACGCCGGTGGTCCGATGCTGCGAGTAAGGAATTAGTCGAATTTCGAGGACTCTGGCGAGAAAGCTGCCAGAGTCCGCGTTGGAGGAGGCGGTGGGCGGCGAAGGTGGCTGCAGTGAGCGCGGAGCACGATCCGGGAACAATGCAAAGATGGCTTTTCCGAGCAGCCACTCAAAACCAAAACTCTCAAACCAGTCCACTGGcaaaaatagttaaataaatgGTGCAGAGTGTGCAGAACTTCCAAAGCATATAAGAACTGCAGCCAGCAGGGTGCGCTGCAGGACTGGCCTGCTGTCTTCTTTAAAACGGATTTCACCGTCGGAATATTTTAATGAGAGGATCTACCAGcggctgagacagatgcagatgctaaCAGCCCACCATCCGGCTGAGttcggggacccctatggaagacttaggggaagtactgaaggagatgaagaggatggcaaccccataggaagaacctggagccctcagagctcccagagactaagccaccaaccaaagagcatacatgggttggtCCGTGGCTCCAGGCACAAATATAGCGGAGGAttttgccttgtctggcctcagtgggagaggatgccttaatcctgtagaaacttgataccccagggggaaggaggatgttATTGGGGTGAGGTAGGGTAGGTAGGTGAATGGGAGCCCCCTCTCAAAagcaaaggggagtggggagggggtgaagaACTCGAGGAGGGGTACAAGGAAGgggggcagcatttggaatgtaaataaataaaataattttaaaagaatagtttAAAACTACCAAGAGACATTTTTCTGCTGTTATAGAGTAAAATACGCGAGTTAAAATGGATGTTGGGTTTAAAACAGTGATAGGAACTCTGGAGGATGAGAAATAAAAGGGCTTGTAGCTGATGACGAGATAGCAAAGCCCACTAGATAAGAGGAAAGACAGATTAGGAAAAAACAAAGTCGTCTTGGCAGGCTCGAACTAGCACCTGCAGCCTCACCTCCTACCCGGAGTGGACcgtccccagcccccaccctggcAAGGTACTAGATGTTGGGTAACcaaggaaaaccatcaatgcaTCTTGTTAGCTGTGTGTGCCACAGTTCTTTTGTGGTTGAAGGTCCTTGATGCTGAAGTGAGGCTGTTCCCACCGGAGCAGAAACGAACTCACCAGCGCATCCCACACGTGTGCCATAACAAAGGGTCTGCAGCCTCAAAAGACCTCATTCCCTTGTAATACCATTTACACCCCTCATCTTGTGCGGCGATCATAGGAGGAAGTACCTAAAAGAAAAGATCTGGCCCACTGTATTTTTTGACAGAAGAGGAGTCACCTTATTCATGAATATGCCACTTACCTCATAAATATTCATGCAGACTTCCTTAAACTTCCTTAAACACAGCGTCCCGCCCGCTCCCCATTTTGAGGTAGTCCActccaggctgtctttgaagttcttattttgTTTAGCTTTGCGTAGGTTTGCTTCTGTGCCTTTACTACGTAAATTTCTGCCAAACTGAATACATTCCCTCAAAAGATAAGAACCTAGGGCTGGCAAGAAGATTGGGCAAGCCTAACAATCTAACCGGATCCCTGGAAGCCACCTAAAAGCCTGACACACTAGCACATATCTATAGTTCCAGCATTCCCGTGGTGAGAGGGGAGAAACCATGGAGTGTCGGtcaagaaaccctgcctcaaaaacaaggtagaaggaaagagctgCCTCCCAAAGGCTGCCCCCCTAATACGATCTCATAAATCATgacaatgatgataataataataataatgataataataataatatttttaattaggtttgtttgttttagacaggggttttgctttgtagaccagaatacctcaaactcacagagagccttcCTGCTGCCCTCCTcacccggtgctgggattaaaaacaagtGCCACTAtacccaacttaaaaaaaaaaaacaaaaaactttttttttttttttttaatttaaaaaagaggccaatgggctggagagatggctcagcggttaagagcactgactgcttttcagaggtcctgagttcaaatcccagcaaccacatggtggctcacaaccgtctataatagatgatgctctcttctggtgtgtctgaaaacagctacagtgtacttatataaattttaaaagaagaagaaggagaagaaggagaagaaggagaagaaggagaaggagaaggagaaggagaaggagaagaagaagaagaagaagaagaagaagaagaagaagaagaagaagaagaagaagaagaagaagaagccaaaatCCAGTTGTGCTTGTgtatgcatttaatcccagcactcagaaggcagaggcaggcggatctctgtgaattcaaggccagcctg
This window harbors:
- the LOC116906661 gene encoding prothymosin alpha-like encodes the protein MSDAAVDTSSEITTKDSKEKKEAVEEAENGRNAPASGNAQNEENGEQEADNEVDEEEEEGGEEEEEEEGDGEEEDGDEDEEAEAPTGKQVTDDDGDDDGGGDDDGDDDDDTKKQKTDENDQTAKGKANLTHRDLFTLHFPSQNLNVVTFE